One part of the Futiania mangrovi genome encodes these proteins:
- a CDS encoding flagellar motor protein MotB: MTARARDRTPRRGRMRRRYHAAVWKIAYADFVTAMMAFFLLLWLVHSSSPDQKRGIADYFAPPQISATQGGYGGLLAGRSATSEGPVAGDGQPPVEVRPRFPVAPVGAPERADGARPGEGPAMREARLAETTLAALSSALADVPEIAGGDGTISVVEHARGVRLDLAPPDGAAMFAPGASQPTEAGRNLLTHLAGLLGRLPNRIVVMGHAAAGEPSAWALSAIRADHARRTLVAGGLAPGRIAEVSALGDSNPRPSGTPSGQRDARIAILLLTEPPVLPSAAALFAPLD, translated from the coding sequence ATGCGGCAGTCTGGAAAATCGCCTATGCCGACTTCGTGACGGCGATGATGGCCTTCTTCCTTCTGCTCTGGCTCGTCCACTCCTCCAGCCCCGACCAGAAGCGCGGGATTGCGGACTATTTCGCCCCGCCGCAGATTTCCGCGACGCAAGGTGGCTATGGCGGCCTGCTGGCCGGCCGTTCCGCCACCTCCGAGGGTCCCGTCGCCGGCGATGGCCAGCCGCCGGTCGAGGTGCGCCCGCGCTTTCCCGTCGCCCCCGTGGGCGCGCCCGAGCGGGCAGACGGCGCACGGCCCGGCGAGGGTCCCGCGATGCGCGAGGCGCGGCTTGCCGAGACGACGCTCGCCGCGCTCTCGTCCGCGCTCGCCGACGTGCCCGAGATCGCGGGCGGAGATGGCACCATCTCCGTCGTCGAGCACGCACGCGGCGTCCGCCTCGACCTCGCGCCTCCGGACGGTGCGGCCATGTTTGCACCCGGCGCCTCCCAACCCACCGAAGCGGGCCGCAACCTGCTCACCCATCTAGCGGGCCTGCTGGGGCGCCTGCCGAACCGCATTGTCGTCATGGGTCATGCCGCTGCGGGAGAGCCGTCCGCCTGGGCGCTGTCCGCCATCCGCGCCGACCACGCCCGCCGCACGCTCGTTGCTGGCGGTCTTGCACCTGGCCGGATCGCGGAGGTTTCGGCGCTGGGCGATTCCAATCCTCGTCCATCCGGCACGCCCTCCGGCCAGAGGGACGCCCGCATCGCGATCCTGTTGCTGACCGAGCCGCCTGTGCTCCCCTCCGCCGCCGCCCTGTTCGCACCGCTCGACTGA
- a CDS encoding NAD(P)/FAD-dependent oxidoreductase has product MTAAPYPDSYYAASVNPSPERPEAVGESRTDVCIIGGGLTGLSAALTLAEAGMDVVLLESARVGWGASGRNGGQLLPGVSCGVDKAEKLAGREAAARLWEMSLEAVDLVRERAERYGIACELTQGYVEAAAKPGHVKGLETFAQKMAADYGYDGFAILGREETRAMIASTRFHGGLSCRDGWHLHPLKLTQGYARAAEGLGVRIFEGSRVTAVRREGGGFTVETAGARVKAEHVLLAGNAYQGNLVARARAKIMPCANFILATEPLDPARFGPVIPANVCVADTNFVLDYFRPSADGRLLFGGMVSYSTATPAGMPQRLRRRMVKTFPQLEEARVEYLWAGMLAITVNRLPSIGRTPEGIYYAQGFSGHGLALTNIAGKAAADAMLGTAGRFDVFAKLPQPDFPGGRLMRLPILLAVSTWQRLRDLL; this is encoded by the coding sequence ATGACCGCTGCCCCCTATCCAGATTCCTACTACGCCGCGAGCGTGAATCCATCCCCGGAAAGACCGGAGGCGGTTGGAGAAAGCCGCACCGACGTCTGCATCATCGGAGGCGGGCTCACCGGGCTGTCTGCAGCCCTGACGCTCGCCGAGGCGGGCATGGACGTGGTCCTGCTCGAATCGGCACGGGTGGGATGGGGCGCGTCGGGCCGCAATGGCGGACAACTCCTGCCGGGCGTGTCCTGCGGAGTAGACAAGGCGGAGAAGCTGGCAGGCCGCGAGGCGGCGGCGCGCCTGTGGGAGATGTCGCTCGAAGCGGTCGACCTGGTGCGGGAGCGGGCGGAGCGCTATGGCATCGCGTGCGAACTGACGCAGGGCTATGTCGAGGCGGCGGCGAAACCCGGCCATGTGAAGGGCCTCGAGACCTTCGCGCAGAAGATGGCTGCGGACTACGGCTACGACGGGTTCGCGATCCTGGGCCGCGAGGAGACGCGCGCCATGATCGCGAGCACAAGGTTCCATGGAGGGCTGTCCTGCCGGGACGGTTGGCACCTGCACCCGTTGAAACTGACGCAGGGCTATGCGCGCGCGGCGGAAGGGCTGGGCGTGCGCATCTTCGAGGGAAGCCGGGTGACGGCGGTACGGCGCGAGGGCGGGGGCTTCACTGTCGAGACGGCAGGCGCGCGCGTGAAGGCGGAGCATGTGCTGCTCGCCGGCAATGCCTATCAGGGAAACCTGGTCGCGCGGGCGCGGGCGAAGATCATGCCGTGCGCGAATTTCATCCTGGCGACGGAGCCGCTGGACCCTGCGCGATTCGGACCCGTGATCCCGGCGAACGTGTGCGTCGCGGACACGAACTTCGTGCTGGACTACTTCCGGCCGAGTGCGGATGGGCGGCTGCTGTTCGGGGGGATGGTCAGCTACTCGACCGCGACGCCCGCGGGCATGCCGCAGCGGCTGCGCCGGCGGATGGTGAAGACCTTTCCGCAGCTTGAAGAGGCGCGGGTGGAGTACCTGTGGGCGGGGATGCTGGCGATCACGGTCAACCGGCTGCCGAGCATCGGGCGGACGCCCGAGGGGATCTACTATGCGCAAGGCTTCTCGGGCCACGGGCTGGCGCTGACCAACATCGCGGGAAAGGCGGCCGCCGACGCCATGCTGGGAACGGCGGGCCGGTTCGACGTGTTCGCGAAGCTGCCGCAGCCGGATTTTCCGGGCGGGCGGCTCATGCGGCTGCCGATCCTCCTCGCGGTGTCGACCTGGCAGCGGCTGCGCGACCTGCTCTAG
- a CDS encoding RDD family protein: MSDYSHASGPGFRARPAAELTDVDLRPDLYDGVVTKRIGAFVVDVVLISVLVLLGYLATFVMGFLTLGLAWLAFGLVFPAIALGYHMVSIGGPWSATPGMRLMGLEMFETTGGRATWIVGLAHPLIFWISGTLTAFLVVFIALFDARGRTLQDMLTGVVVVNRLPG; the protein is encoded by the coding sequence ATGAGCGACTATTCCCATGCCTCCGGTCCCGGCTTCCGCGCGCGTCCCGCGGCGGAACTGACCGATGTCGACCTGCGCCCCGACCTCTACGATGGGGTCGTCACCAAGCGCATCGGCGCCTTCGTCGTCGACGTGGTGCTGATCTCGGTGCTGGTTCTGCTGGGCTATCTGGCGACCTTCGTGATGGGCTTTCTGACGCTCGGCCTCGCGTGGCTCGCCTTCGGGCTCGTCTTTCCGGCAATTGCCCTCGGCTACCACATGGTCTCGATCGGCGGCCCGTGGTCCGCCACCCCCGGCATGCGGCTCATGGGGCTGGAGATGTTCGAGACGACCGGCGGCCGCGCCACCTGGATCGTCGGCCTTGCGCATCCTCTCATCTTCTGGATTTCTGGCACGCTGACCGCGTTCCTCGTCGTCTTCATCGCGCTGTTCGACGCGCGCGGGCGGACGCTGCAGGACATGCTGACCGGCGTCGTCGTCGTGAACCGTCTTCCCGGCTGA